Proteins co-encoded in one Malus domestica chromosome 09, GDT2T_hap1 genomic window:
- the LOC103442156 gene encoding cytochrome c1-2, heme protein, mitochondrial produces MAGGAIHQLLRRKLHSQSTASPLLASLIHKKDDAGSAGARSLRALALLGAGVSGLLSFATVASADEAEHGLESPNYPWPHAGILSSYDHASIRRGHQVYTQVCASCHSMSLISYRDLVGVAYTEEETKAMAAEIEVTDGPNDEGELFTRPGKLSDRFPQPYANEQAARFANGGAYPPDLSLITKARHNGQNYVFALLTGYRDPPAGVQIRDGLHYNPYFPGGAIAMPKMLNDGAVEYEDGTPATEAQMGKDVVSFLTWAAEPEMEERKLMGFKWIFVLSLALLQAAYYRRLKWSVLKSRKLVLDVVN; encoded by the exons ATGGCTGGAGGAGCGATCCACCAGTTATTGAGGAGGAAGCTTCATTCTCAATCTACT GCCTCTCCATTGTTGGCTTCTCTAATACATAAGAAAGATGATGCTGGCTCTGCTGGGGCAAGGTCCCTCAGAGCACTTGCGCTCCTTGGAGCAGGTGTTTCAGGACTGTTAAGTTTTGCAACTGTTGCATCTGCAGATGAGGCTGAACACGGATTAGAGAGCCCAAACTACCCCTGGCCTCATGCAGGAATCCTTAGCTCATATGATCATGCTTC GATTCGTCGTGGTCATCAGGTTTACACACAAGTCTGTGCATCCTGCCATTCCATGTCTTTAATATCCTACCGTGATTTGGTGGGTGTTGCTTATACCGAAGAGGAGACAAAGGCTATGGCTGCTGAGATTGAGGTAACAGATGGGCCTAACGACGAGGGTGAGTTGTTTACTCGCCCTGGTAAACTTAGTGATCGATTCCCGCAGCCATATGCAAATGAGCAGGCAGCTAGGTTTGCTAATGGTGGAGCATATCCTCCTGATTTGAGTCTTATTACAAAG GCTCGTCACAATGGTCAGAATTATGTATTTGCCCTTCTCACCGGTTACCGTGATCCTCCAGCTGGTGTTCAG ATCCGAGATGGCCTGCACTATAATCCGTACTTTCCTGGGGGAGCAATTGCTATGCCTAAAATGCTTAATGATGGTGCTGTTGAGTACGAAGATGGTACTCCTGCAACTGAGGCTCAG ATGGGGAAAGATGTTGTGTCATTCTTGACATGGGCCGCGGAACCAGAAATGGAAGAGAGGAAACTC ATGGGATTCAAATGGATCTTTGTTCTCTCTCTGGCGCTACTTCAAGCTGCATACTACCGGCGCTTGAAGTGGTCAGTTCTCAAGTCCCGCAAGCTGGTTCTCGACGTTGTCAACTAA
- the LOC103411127 gene encoding uncharacterized protein gives MELTPPPHRCIWSSPIRSSCSSHRPLLVSISPRKTKLLRSVPSFRSIRRRNLCSASSSETLVGSRKEDGGKEIQVVSKKDEEEDLKSWMHKNGLPPCKVVLKDKPSYDEKLRPIHYVAASEDLEVGDVAFSVPDSLVVTLKRVLGNETIAELLTTNKLSELACLALYLMYEKKQGKKSFWYPYIRELDRQRGRGQLAVESPLLWSEAELAYLTGSPTKADVRARAEGIKREYNELDTVWFMAGSLFQQYPYDIPTEAFPFEIFKQAFVAVQSCVVHLQKVSLAQRFALVPLGPPLLAYGSNCRAMLTAVDGAVQLVVDRPYKAGESIVVWCGPQPNSKLLINYGFVDEDNPYDRLVVEAALNTEDPQYQDKRMVAQRNGKLSVQTFQVYVGKEKETVFDMLPYLRLGYVSDPSEMQSVISSQGPICAVSPCMERAVLDQLADYFRTRLAGYPTTLSEDDSLLADANLNPKKRVATRLVRLEKKMLHACLKVVVDLIGQLPDDTVSPCPAPYAPSLK, from the exons ATGGAGCTCACTCCTCCGCCCCACCGTTGCATTTGGTCCTCGCCGATTCGTTCGTCCTGCTCCTCGCACCGCCCTCTCCTCGTTTCAATTTCGCCTCGGAAGACCAAGCTCCTTAGGTCCGTACCTTCTTTCAGATCGATTCGCCGGAGAAATTTGTGCTCCGCCTCCAGCTCCGAGACGTTGGTTGGGTCGCGGAAGGAGGACGGCGGCAAGGAGATTCAGGTGGTGAGCAAGAAAGACGAGGAGGAAGACTTGAAATCTTGGATGCACAAGAACGGCCTGCCTCCTTGCAAGGTCGTGCTCAAGGACAAACCTTCCTACGACGAGAAGCTCCGGCCCATTCATTACGTAGCTGCCAGCGAAGATCTTGAG GTTGGTGATGTCGCATTTTCGGTGCCGGATTCTTTAGTTGTGACTCTCAAGAGAGTGTTGGGGAACGAAACAATCG CTGAATTATTAACTACGAACAAATTATCGGAATTGGCATGCTTGGCATTGTATCTGATGTATGAGAAGAAACAAGGAAAGAAATCATTTTGGTATCCCTATATAAGAGAGCTCGATCGTCAGCGAGGGAGGGGTCAATTAGCGGTGGAATCGCCCCTTTTATGGTCAGAAGCTGAACTGGCCTATCTTACAGGCAGCCCCACAAAG GCTGACGTTCGTGCAAGGGCCGAAGGAATTAAAAGAGAATATAATGAGCTTGACACTGTCTGGTTTATGGCTGGTTCCCTATTTCAG CAATACCCATATGACATTCCCACAGAGGCCTTCCCATTTGAGATATTCAAACAAGCTTTTGTTGCAGTTCAGTCGTGTGTTGTGCATTTGCAG AAAGTTAGTTTGGCTCAAAGATTTGCGTTGGTTCCTCTTGGGCCCCCATTGTTAGCTTACGGAAGCAACTGTAGAGCAATGTTGACAGCTGTTGATGGTGCTGTTCAACTAGTGGTTGATCGGCCATATAAAGCAGGGGAGTCTATTGTTGTGTG GTGTGGACCACAGCCTAATTCAAAGTTGCTTATAAACTATGGTTTTGTTGATGAAGATAATCCTTATGACCGTTTGGTGGTTGAG GCAGCTTTGAACACTGAGGATCCACAATATCAAGATAAAAGAATGGTTGCTCAAAGAAATGGAAAATTATCAGTACAAACTTTTCAG GTATATGTgggaaaggaaaaggaaacGGTCTTCGATATGCTTCCCTATCTGCGACTGGgctatgtttcagatccttcagagatgcagtctgttatctcttctCAAGGTCCAATTTGTGCA gtGAGTCCTTGTATGGAACGAGCGGTGTTGGACCAACTTGCTGATTATTTTAGGACACGGCTGGCTGGCTATCCAACTACATTGAGCGAAGATGATTCTTTG TTGGCAGATGCTAATTTGAATCCAAAGAAGCGAGTTGCTACTCGGCTTGTTaggttagaaaagaaaatgcTCCATGCATGCCTGAAGGTGGTGGTTGATTTGATAGGCCAGTTACCAGACGACACTGTATCACCATGCCCAGCTCCCTATGCCCCCTCGTTGAAATAA